A stretch of the Massilia sp. W12 genome encodes the following:
- a CDS encoding HlyD family type I secretion periplasmic adaptor subunit, with the protein MEPANKPPVKAQRKDSLAVEFLADADELERTPLPRMARLTLHLMLLAFISFILWANFSEVDRVVIAKGKLVNPAPNIIVQPLGTSIIQSIDVRVGQVVRKGEKLAMLDATFTQANESQIKNRIKSLEIQQRTLRNELEGLALHDGGKDADANLQNNLSSERRANLSAQRKRLEEGKARISATQESNKREQSVLQDRMRAAREMESMQEKLVEQNFGAKAQLLAARDRRLEIERDLLTAKNREQELKRDLAALDAELSALEKGWRQKQMEELLTITRERDALAEELQKANKRSRLETLYAPADGVVLEITKLSQGSIIKEAEPMLTIVPLGAEMEADIQIDSVDVGYVKPGDKVHVKLDAFPFQRHGMLDGEVRTISEDAFRRETNSAPGMEAYYQTRVAMKHLKLKNMGPRTRLLPGMTLSAEIVVGKRSVMSYLIWPLTKALDESIREP; encoded by the coding sequence ATGGAACCAGCAAACAAGCCACCTGTGAAGGCGCAGCGCAAGGATTCCCTGGCGGTGGAATTCCTGGCCGATGCCGACGAATTGGAGCGCACCCCGCTGCCGCGTATGGCGCGCTTAACCCTGCATCTGATGTTGCTGGCTTTTATCAGCTTCATTTTGTGGGCCAATTTCTCTGAAGTGGATCGGGTTGTGATCGCCAAGGGCAAGCTGGTCAATCCTGCCCCTAACATCATCGTCCAGCCCTTGGGCACTTCGATTATTCAAAGCATCGATGTGCGCGTCGGGCAGGTCGTGCGCAAAGGGGAAAAACTGGCGATGCTTGACGCCACCTTCACCCAGGCCAATGAAAGCCAGATCAAAAACCGCATCAAGAGCCTGGAAATTCAGCAGCGCACCTTGCGCAATGAGTTGGAAGGACTCGCTTTGCACGACGGCGGCAAAGACGCCGACGCCAATTTGCAAAACAATTTATCCAGCGAACGGCGCGCCAATCTCTCGGCCCAGCGCAAACGCCTGGAAGAAGGCAAGGCGCGCATCAGCGCCACCCAGGAAAGCAATAAACGCGAGCAAAGCGTACTGCAAGACCGCATGCGCGCGGCGCGCGAAATGGAAAGCATGCAAGAAAAACTGGTCGAGCAAAACTTCGGCGCCAAAGCGCAATTGCTGGCTGCGCGCGACAGACGCCTGGAAATCGAACGCGATTTGCTCACCGCGAAAAACCGCGAACAGGAATTAAAGCGCGATCTGGCCGCATTGGATGCCGAACTGTCCGCCTTGGAAAAAGGCTGGCGGCAAAAGCAAATGGAAGAGTTGCTGACCATCACGCGCGAGCGCGATGCGCTGGCCGAAGAGTTGCAAAAAGCGAATAAGCGCAGCCGCCTGGAAACCCTGTACGCACCGGCTGACGGCGTGGTGCTGGAAATCACCAAGCTTTCGCAAGGCTCGATCATCAAAGAAGCCGAACCCATGCTCACCATCGTGCCGCTGGGCGCTGAGATGGAAGCGGATATCCAGATTGATTCGGTGGATGTGGGCTATGTCAAACCGGGCGATAAAGTGCACGTCAAGCTCGACGCCTTTCCCTTCCAGCGCCATGGCATGCTGGATGGCGAAGTGCGCACCATCAGCGAAGACGCATTCCGCCGCGAAACCAATTCCGCGCCCGGCATGGAAGCGTATTACCAGACCAGGGTTGCGATGAAGCATTTGAAATTGAAAAACATGGGCCCGCGCACCCGGCTGTTGCCGGGCATGACCTTGAGTGCGGAAATAGTGGTAGGCAAACGTTCGGTGATGTCTTATTTGATCTGGCCCTTGACCAAGGCGCTGGATGAATCGATCCGTGAGCCGTGA
- the pseB gene encoding UDP-N-acetylglucosamine 4,6-dehydratase (inverting) — protein sequence MLNDKTILITGGTGSFGKQFVKTILSRFTPKKVIVYSRDELKQYEMAQTFNAPQMRYFIGDVRDQSRLKQAMDGVDYVIHAAALKHVPVAEYNPMECIKTNIYGAENVIQAAIACGVSRVIALSTDKAANPINLYGATKLASDKLFVAANNMVGNRDLRFAVVRYGNVVCSRGSVIPFFQKLLAEGVKELPITDARMTRFWITLQEGVDFVIKNFARMHGGEIFVPKIPSARITDLAEAMAPGMPLKIVGIRPGEKLHEVMCPADDAHLTLEFDDHFVIQPSITFNVRDDYTHNQLGEVGKLVPAGFDYSSGSNPVFLDIPAIQKLVQTGLSG from the coding sequence ATGCTTAACGATAAAACCATCCTCATCACCGGCGGCACAGGTTCATTTGGCAAGCAATTCGTCAAGACGATTTTGAGCCGCTTTACGCCGAAAAAAGTAATCGTGTATTCGCGCGACGAACTCAAGCAATATGAAATGGCGCAAACCTTCAACGCCCCGCAAATGCGCTATTTCATTGGCGATGTGCGCGACCAGTCGCGTCTCAAACAGGCCATGGACGGGGTGGATTATGTGATTCACGCGGCCGCCTTAAAGCATGTCCCGGTGGCGGAATACAATCCGATGGAGTGTATTAAAACCAATATCTATGGCGCCGAAAACGTGATTCAGGCCGCGATTGCCTGTGGCGTTTCGCGCGTGATCGCGCTGTCCACCGACAAGGCCGCCAATCCCATCAATTTATACGGCGCCACCAAGCTGGCCTCTGACAAATTATTTGTCGCCGCCAACAATATGGTTGGCAACCGCGACCTGCGTTTTGCCGTGGTGCGCTATGGCAATGTGGTGTGTTCGCGCGGTTCGGTGATTCCCTTCTTTCAAAAACTCTTAGCAGAAGGCGTGAAAGAATTGCCGATCACGGATGCGCGCATGACGCGCTTTTGGATCACGCTGCAAGAAGGCGTCGATTTCGTGATCAAAAATTTCGCGCGCATGCATGGCGGTGAAATTTTTGTTCCCAAAATCCCCTCTGCCCGTATCACCGACCTGGCCGAAGCCATGGCTCCCGGCATGCCGCTGAAAATCGTCGGCATCCGTCCCGGCGAAAAACTGCATGAAGTGATGTGTCCGGCGGATGACGCTCACTTGACGCTGGAATTTGACGACCATTTCGTGATTCAACCCTCGATCACCTTCAATGTGCGTGACGATTACACCCATAATCAATTGGGCGAAGTCGGCAAACTGGTGCCGGCCGGCTTTGATTACAGCTCGGGCAGCAATCCCGTGTTTTTAGACATCCCGGCGATCCAGAAACTGGTGCAAACCGGCTTGAGCGGCTAG
- the pseF gene encoding pseudaminic acid cytidylyltransferase: MKIAIIPARGGSKRIPRKNLKEFCGKPIIAYSIDAARASGLFDHVIVSTDDEEIAALARALGAETPFMRPAELANDHATTVPVIRHALEWVAQHMGPVEYGCCIYATAPFVQASALRAAHDKLIQNKVTGYVFSATTFPFPIQRAFKLHGNGLVEMFHPENYNTRSQDLEEAYQDAGQFYWGSMEAYMSGKIFFATDSMAHVLPRYMVQDIDTPEDWKRAELMYRVLQQNGDLA, from the coding sequence ATGAAAATCGCCATCATCCCGGCGCGCGGCGGCAGCAAACGCATTCCGCGCAAAAACCTCAAAGAATTTTGCGGCAAGCCCATCATCGCGTATTCGATTGACGCGGCGCGCGCATCGGGCTTGTTTGATCATGTGATTGTCTCGACTGACGATGAGGAAATCGCCGCGCTGGCGCGTGCGCTGGGCGCAGAGACACCCTTTATGCGCCCGGCGGAATTGGCGAACGACCACGCCACCACCGTGCCGGTGATCCGGCATGCGCTGGAATGGGTGGCGCAACACATGGGGCCGGTTGAATACGGTTGCTGCATTTACGCCACCGCCCCGTTTGTGCAGGCATCCGCCTTGCGCGCCGCGCATGACAAGCTGATCCAGAACAAAGTGACAGGCTATGTGTTTTCCGCCACCACCTTCCCGTTCCCGATTCAGCGCGCCTTCAAGCTGCACGGCAATGGTTTGGTTGAGATGTTCCACCCGGAAAACTACAACACCCGCTCGCAGGATCTGGAAGAAGCCTATCAGGACGCCGGCCAATTTTACTGGGGCAGCATGGAAGCTTATATGAGCGGAAAAATCTTTTTCGCCACCGATTCCATGGCCCATGTGCTGCCGCGCTATATGGTGCAAGACATCGACACCCCGGAAGACTGGAAACGCGCCGAACTGATGTACCGCGTTTTGCAGCAAAATGGCGATTTGGCTTGA
- a CDS encoding SDR family oxidoreductase has protein sequence MERILITGASGLLGSSLLPAMRAAGWDVTGQGRKAGTHANYWQGGLDSRQAVHAMLDALQPQAVINLAALTNVDLCEEQPQQAYDLNVRLVQDLASWLAPRDGYLVHISSDQVYDGSVLGAAESGSTEAQLFLQNTYAFSKVASELAAQACHSACLRSNFYGKSACPGRPSFSDWIINSLRQGQQIKVFQDVWFSPLSIASLCRLIPQVLQARLCGVYNLGSREGMSKADFAFALAQAAGLPTEGLQRSDSAQAALRAKRPRDMRMDCGKLEQDLQQAMPRLADEITQCGREYRATP, from the coding sequence ATGGAAAGGATTTTGATCACCGGCGCCAGCGGTTTATTGGGCAGCAGCCTGCTGCCGGCAATGCGCGCCGCCGGATGGGACGTGACAGGGCAGGGCCGTAAGGCCGGGACGCACGCCAACTACTGGCAAGGTGGACTGGACAGCCGCCAGGCGGTGCACGCCATGCTCGATGCGCTGCAACCGCAGGCTGTCATCAATCTGGCCGCGCTGACCAATGTCGATCTGTGCGAAGAACAACCGCAGCAAGCGTATGACTTGAATGTGCGCCTGGTGCAAGATTTGGCGTCCTGGCTGGCCCCGCGCGATGGCTATTTAGTGCACATCTCCAGCGACCAGGTGTATGACGGCAGCGTCTTGGGCGCGGCGGAAAGCGGCAGCACAGAAGCGCAATTGTTTTTGCAAAACACCTACGCCTTTTCCAAAGTGGCTTCCGAATTGGCGGCGCAAGCCTGTCACAGCGCCTGCCTGCGCAGTAATTTTTATGGCAAAAGCGCGTGTCCCGGACGCCCGAGTTTTTCGGATTGGATCATCAACAGCTTACGCCAGGGGCAGCAAATCAAGGTCTTTCAAGACGTCTGGTTTTCGCCCTTGTCCATCGCTAGCCTGTGCCGCCTGATTCCGCAAGTGCTGCAAGCGCGCTTGTGCGGCGTGTACAACCTGGGCAGCCGGGAAGGCATGAGCAAGGCCGATTTTGCCTTTGCGCTGGCGCAGGCGGCAGGTTTGCCAACTGAGGGATTGCAGCGCAGCGACAGCGCGCAAGCCGCCTTACGCGCCAAGCGGCCACGCGATATGCGCATGGATTGCGGCAAACTGGAACAGGATTTACAGCAAGCCATGCCACGGCTGGCAGACGAAATCACACAATGCGGGAGAGAATATCGTGCAACGCCCTGA
- a CDS encoding N-acetylneuraminate synthase family protein, with protein sequence MQRPDTELNISGRLIGENHPTYFIADIAANHDGDLERAKDLIYQAAEAGADAAKFQHFQAKTIVSDHGFKSLGGQQSHQAKWKKSVFEVYQDASVPLLWTQTLKETCDAAGITFFTSPYDKALVDHIDPYVPAFKIGSGDITWLDIITHIAAKQKPYIIASGASSMDEVDRAVQAALAVNTRLALLQCNTNYTASLENFKYIQLNVLKCYRIMYPEMVLGLSDHTLGHTTVLGAVALGARIIEKHFTDDTKREGPDHGFSMDPQAWRAMVDATRELENALGNGIKRVEENEKQTAILQRRAVRVTRDLAAGSVLTADDVTVLRPCPTGAISAADEQAVPGRTLRREVKGGEHLSWGDLA encoded by the coding sequence GTGCAACGCCCTGACACCGAACTCAATATTTCCGGCCGCCTGATCGGCGAAAACCACCCGACTTACTTCATCGCCGACATTGCCGCCAACCATGATGGCGACTTGGAGCGGGCCAAGGATTTGATCTATCAAGCCGCCGAAGCCGGCGCTGACGCCGCCAAATTCCAGCATTTCCAAGCCAAAACCATCGTCAGCGACCATGGTTTTAAAAGTCTGGGCGGACAGCAATCGCACCAGGCGAAATGGAAAAAGAGCGTGTTTGAAGTGTATCAGGACGCCAGTGTGCCGCTGCTGTGGACGCAAACCCTGAAAGAAACCTGCGACGCCGCCGGCATCACCTTTTTCACCAGTCCTTATGACAAGGCGCTGGTGGATCATATCGACCCCTATGTGCCGGCGTTTAAAATCGGCTCCGGCGACATCACCTGGCTCGACATCATCACCCACATTGCAGCCAAGCAAAAACCCTACATCATCGCCAGCGGCGCCTCCAGCATGGATGAGGTGGACCGCGCAGTGCAAGCCGCGCTGGCGGTGAATACCCGGCTCGCGCTCTTGCAATGCAATACCAACTACACCGCCAGCCTGGAAAATTTCAAATACATCCAACTGAATGTCTTGAAATGCTATCGCATCATGTACCCGGAAATGGTGCTGGGCTTGAGCGACCACACCCTGGGCCACACCACTGTGCTGGGCGCTGTCGCCCTGGGCGCGCGCATTATTGAAAAACATTTCACCGACGACACCAAGCGCGAAGGGCCGGACCATGGTTTTTCGATGGACCCGCAAGCCTGGCGCGCCATGGTGGACGCCACGCGCGAACTGGAAAACGCGCTGGGCAATGGCATCAAACGGGTCGAAGAAAACGAAAAACAAACCGCGATATTGCAGCGCCGCGCAGTGCGCGTGACACGCGATCTGGCCGCCGGCAGCGTTCTGACGGCAGACGATGTGACAGTGTTGCGGCCCTGTCCCACCGGCGCAATCAGCGCGGCGGATGAACAAGCCGTGCCAGGCCGCACCCTGCGCCGCGAAGTCAAGGGCGGCGAACATTTGAGCTGGGGCGATTTGGCATGA